One genomic region from Mycoplasmopsis meleagridis encodes:
- a CDS encoding Smc domain-containing protein, with product MELKKIKEFISKIDSFALSGKTNAYNNKKAKDFVKESVKALSDDFNVPLNVFFKKYGTNTTSLTDSTNNKINKLLKDIEEKNKTYDKLKKFNNDFSKYKNTLYFSGSDSLTDDKYLQVVKYQKDFKQLENLFTNTIKSFEGKYTGSDDSKNYFANLGSLQNPLPPLEYKYDNKTSLPIKDISDFMELIIFTFDGIFGNGGLLVKKINAYRDDLLSSQEKNKFANSDYYVQGIDNQPKTTVNYFRGLRVNGHNYYTTNNSGVSTREYNNLNYDKSKNTITLNSNANKYLWEATKAIYKQAADNGKKIIDSLTNLPASLKTQYKNLIDREVEKVNKTNVDFSNVNDFNNKIPNDTSLKTHVDHAKELDSRQKELDKKAEDYAKNAENFYYPDSANTNAEKANVNNFQFKNVPSLTSVSSKSITDIHKASNGMRGSLKIKFTLKDNNTLYGYNLTSKEVTSVSLNNFAGDYEFAKKQFLSKIPYVWVGYSDKHDHFTSDSKLVDVNKVTFSFYEGGNLSNKKSLDDKNVNLKVTDIKFAKVTPEDIKNGVLPVSYKIVDKNDSTIFSTVNADTLRKTYKTDAENNKIFIRKFQTEQDRINSLINVIGADYTNKSNILPSEAKNNSSLLKFTNLTDAKILESTSPLSFSNVDDNKGSLNITFKIYSSKNSLNDIVSSTSKTISITGFLTILQKQKNDIAKKVDSLTSLSEKTRNQYKEQIKSAKDLDTANGIFAKAEFDDKREDTKNKVNSLSYLSKVEKEKLNKEIDFINKESDLKSKLEEARISDYVEAVDQVYSSLNPKQKNDLKTNIKKQSTSSQAKQIFDKTKPLNDRMKTLRDKLADTSLENLKNNAGYKNATEESKNKFDTTLSKIINLFNSNTDNLESGSNSLDNLFGKDNNGGEFQNSLLQLNGFVVDFIKKYVDAEKSGKNDFLTENEKQSVKNRLLSKDLTSYSNLEANKRNLSIIKDLTKELDDNTNNTMAYLNKQKSNAYNEFKTKYSNLNNSQSTSYLNLFKKTDYKDFDTKINNPANKLNDKMKELHDYVQKIYSELTKQVVINFDPNSNNSNFSSTKWNLSTKEAQDNFKNAYDLVIKDFLNSTTGLNKNENEIDSAKNNLENLYSKLTGDQVSNDIDKKIDSLNNLTNDQRTQLKKIVANSKNANEANSIFDTAKKLNDNIKKLKDAKNVAESQKLKDNYKSKPEDKKKQHEQALNETLSIITNFEKDNLSNKNLNDLNGENTKLEKEINKILEAINLLNDPKDVAIDRIKQFNDLLLLPASKQKYNDEIQKVIDSDQKTLQNKLNEILNKAYDEAKTKALDKLTKENTLVSHHDLEEFKKTINSSSLNTDLSKNPDQTLLDTLASAKEVNDKTKEILDFVDKLQNINNNQKNSLKESITNANSDQLDDLKNKANEANNQMLNLMNNVLDKLKRLTGKNNITDVKDQSEKSLTNYKFADDTTRNKLDETLKKAIDLLDKQNGDKNYETSTIQAVSSNLNNSFDLLNGDNNLKLLKDQIDKLDKLSSDQKQALNDHISKLGNKQEATDYANKVSDLNSKVNYLESIINRSNITKTTQVYTNSNKQSKEAFDKALEAANKIKDSFASVSLSDKSIDDLNNQITNLDEAINNLNNASQNLDGVKEEFKNKIKNDFTLLTDEDKAKIIDIINQVPDEQFDDVKKEEILNSAFELAKDNAKDQISKMYLSDSEKQTLTEEINNATIDKDSGEKIDKNLQIIVDKGQISSVGKEKSANEIKGLNNLNDSQKNALIDKLANSSSDQANEILNEAKALDSAMAELVRVTNEEYKELAYKDLDVNNFDKSELTNKKYLLSDTDKKDSYDSSLMDVVNNYLDKNSGQNKTLENINQVKEALENSFSQLNGENNLVQLKNKIDNLNNLAPKTKEDFKNNLSNVNTPINSLDTANRFIDSATKLNDELAKVNSLINDENNVKNSDNYLSNEVDKKAAYDQAIKILKQYKDNLTISDLSSASSADIDRITKELGQRSNDVEKAVKNLITIEEAAKNTIDNFDNLTDEQKNNLKKEIDSLPKQKDKTEVNRIIEKGFASAKENAKNEINTLDNLTSEQKDTYKDLIDSTKLNPAEDAIPDSQISEVLDAAKAGLTLEEKAKRDIDKLEYLNDAQKASLKSQIQDNVLDHIDLVLDKAKKLNQAMKDLKDEATEEVKYLTKNPSASYDSKDAKIDVKYLATSNKNKSAYDKSLTNAIQALDKTNGANLTLDEVNSLKEKLITAYNNLDGLKVDPNKQKINNTNLTNEQKDQFNDRLDKLTTQEEKNNLINKAKELSDAKNKLIATIQKAEETKLKDIYIYDHFNKNNFDKNLELAKKQLEILNQPLTSLDDANLDKITNDVLNRVDNLEDSINNLDGLRDKLKDLVDNSSSLSAKQKNEIKDLINNLPKETTAQNEEKIRQQIFDKAKEYANVVIQNSPYLSQDEVNKYKELVENAPISTDKVVDKNINDALQKALEANKVKKEAIENIDSKNNLNDNQKAVLKNEVIFSDSTNANSISQKADRLDNLMANYKNIKEVDKNSPLYTNSSSNDQKAYDDLITLRNKDVAKNGANLNEDDLNKRIENLNSAIQNLGREVNNAKENASQAIDNLNNLTTEQKEAVKEKLDDLSKKDDINKLVQDATKLDDEIGKLKDYVTNSEKIKETNSYTKSDNTKQSSYDQAIDDAKKKLEELAKNPEVDSNNKKIFDLSTNTNKATEANKNVHDAISKLDGDNELKTTKENAISEINKLTNLNTNQKNHLIAQVDNSTTKEEISQILEAAKKLEETVKKINDSLTTNKDKTTTNNYTSADKDKQNNFDKALDDAKNVVDQTNGSATIDNNKLEEILNNLNNAASNLNGDSNLSSLKAAIDSELNNLNSLNDKQKADYKTKLEAAKTKEEFNKLLDSAKELNNAMDSLAKTQKLISDELKAANNDAYNSATKESKAKYDQANEKVSQLLDKTNGANLTIENVNKLEKDLIDARNGLEKDTNLGILKEQLAEEIANNTKLTSEEKTKLNEKLDNIDLPLTPSDVDDFKQNLTDLKTQISTIENIKQTTLTEDEKADLIEDVLKTNVDDDKNTLNNKNTLNNSLTNIKEKENLFTHLNSLDKNTVKDDIKEQLINSAKNLDPTDKGFDKHLANEKAKEEKVKEISSNNDLTNKQKDDLIKHVVNLNPQDDNFTNNINTNTNKKIETIKEINSNNNLTQDQKDKLSSETAKLNDDNLDQSLENIKDKVSLSEQINNLYIDSNFKDKLNKELDNIDANSANSKEQLANLKTKLDKINNVNNSSDLTNEQKNDLINDLSDNSVLGDKFDQVANNIVEKESLYEVVNLNSTIEDKARLNEDINNLNPQDPDFSNSLANIKKKIELLNKVINSKLPQSVKENLLNSINALNPSSENFAKLFANEESKVNSAIDLYETLGKANISSDSYNDLVREISQISNTDSEAINNFKAKVEQAKEIVVDNDLTTQHKLSLIKDLVDNKATDLENFNTKKNNLDNKFNIIKSLIESTKNLKEILADETKKVSVKDNLEQNIVNSEELLNNFGNNLDNLAAQDKVNRDLINDINKGNSNRYVWDLVLTSLLACLTLGIILAVPAIRKKIAKK from the coding sequence ATGGAGCTAAAAAAAATAAAGGAATTTATTTCTAAAATAGATAGTTTCGCTCTAAGTGGTAAAACAAATGCCTATAATAATAAAAAAGCCAAAGATTTTGTTAAAGAAAGTGTTAAAGCTTTATCTGATGATTTTAATGTGCCTCTCAATGTTTTCTTTAAAAAATACGGAACTAATACGACAAGTCTAACTGATTCTACTAATAATAAGATAAATAAATTATTGAAAGATATTGAAGAGAAGAATAAAACATATGACAAATTAAAAAAATTTAATAATGATTTTTCTAAGTATAAAAATACTTTGTATTTTTCAGGTTCTGATAGTTTAACTGATGATAAATACTTACAAGTCGTAAAGTATCAGAAAGATTTCAAACAGTTAGAAAATTTATTTACTAATACTATTAAGTCTTTTGAGGGAAAATATACTGGAAGCGATGATAGCAAAAATTATTTCGCTAATTTAGGTTCATTACAAAATCCTTTGCCTCCTCTTGAGTATAAGTATGATAATAAAACTTCTTTACCGATTAAAGATATTAGCGATTTTATGGAATTAATTATTTTTACCTTTGATGGTATTTTCGGAAATGGTGGTCTTTTAGTAAAGAAAATCAATGCTTATAGAGACGATTTATTATCAAGTCAGGAAAAAAATAAATTTGCTAATAGCGATTATTATGTACAAGGAATTGATAATCAGCCTAAAACTACAGTTAATTACTTTAGAGGATTAAGGGTAAATGGACATAATTATTACACTACTAACAATAGCGGAGTTTCTACCAGAGAATACAATAATCTAAATTATGATAAAAGTAAAAATACTATAACTTTAAATTCAAACGCTAATAAATATCTTTGAGAAGCTACTAAAGCCATTTACAAACAGGCCGCAGATAACGGTAAAAAAATTATTGATTCTCTAACAAATTTACCAGCGAGTTTAAAAACTCAATATAAGAATTTAATTGATAGAGAAGTAGAAAAAGTTAATAAAACAAATGTTGATTTTTCAAATGTAAATGATTTCAATAATAAAATTCCAAATGATACCAGTCTTAAAACACATGTTGATCATGCAAAAGAATTGGATAGTAGACAAAAAGAATTAGATAAAAAAGCTGAAGATTATGCTAAAAATGCAGAAAATTTTTATTATCCAGATAGTGCTAACACAAATGCAGAAAAAGCTAATGTCAATAATTTTCAATTTAAAAATGTTCCTTCTCTTACAAGTGTTTCATCTAAATCTATAACAGATATACATAAAGCATCGAATGGAATGAGAGGTTCTTTAAAAATAAAATTTACCTTAAAAGATAACAATACTTTATATGGTTATAATTTAACGAGTAAAGAAGTTACTTCTGTAAGCTTAAATAATTTTGCTGGAGATTACGAATTTGCTAAAAAACAATTTTTATCAAAAATTCCTTATGTTTGAGTTGGATATTCAGATAAACATGATCATTTCACATCTGATTCAAAATTAGTTGATGTTAATAAAGTTACTTTTTCATTCTATGAAGGCGGTAATTTAAGTAATAAAAAAAGTTTAGATGATAAAAACGTTAATTTAAAAGTAACAGATATTAAATTTGCAAAAGTTACACCTGAAGATATTAAAAATGGTGTCTTGCCTGTATCGTACAAAATTGTTGATAAAAATGATTCTACTATTTTCTCTACAGTTAATGCTGATACACTAAGAAAAACATATAAAACTGATGCTGAAAATAATAAAATTTTTATTAGAAAATTTCAAACTGAACAAGATCGTATCAATAGTTTAATAAACGTTATTGGTGCGGATTACACTAATAAAAGTAATATTTTACCTTCTGAAGCTAAAAACAATAGTTCTCTTCTTAAATTTACTAATTTAACTGATGCAAAAATATTGGAAAGTACTTCTCCTTTATCGTTTTCTAACGTAGATGATAATAAAGGAAGTTTAAATATCACCTTTAAAATTTATTCTTCAAAAAATTCCTTGAATGATATAGTTTCTAGTACATCAAAAACCATTAGTATCACAGGATTTTTAACAATTTTACAAAAACAAAAAAACGATATTGCTAAAAAAGTAGATTCTTTAACATCCTTAAGCGAAAAAACTAGAAATCAATATAAAGAACAAATTAAAAGCGCTAAAGATTTAGATACAGCAAATGGTATTTTCGCAAAAGCTGAATTTGATGATAAAAGAGAAGATACCAAGAATAAAGTAAACAGTTTATCTTATTTATCAAAAGTAGAAAAAGAAAAATTAAACAAAGAAATCGATTTTATCAACAAGGAATCAGATTTAAAATCCAAGTTGGAAGAAGCCAGAATAAGCGATTATGTTGAAGCAGTTGATCAAGTATATTCTTCTCTTAATCCAAAGCAAAAAAATGATCTAAAAACAAATATTAAAAAGCAAAGCACTTCGTCACAAGCTAAACAAATATTTGATAAAACTAAACCTCTTAATGATAGGATGAAAACATTAAGAGATAAACTTGCTGATACTAGTTTAGAAAATCTTAAGAATAATGCCGGTTATAAAAATGCAACGGAAGAAAGTAAGAATAAATTTGATACCACTTTATCTAAGATTATTAATTTGTTTAATTCAAACACCGATAATTTGGAATCAGGTTCTAATTCTTTAGATAATTTATTCGGAAAAGATAATAATGGCGGTGAATTCCAAAATAGCTTATTACAATTAAATGGTTTTGTAGTTGATTTTATTAAAAAATATGTTGATGCAGAAAAATCAGGGAAAAATGATTTTTTAACTGAAAATGAAAAACAAAGTGTTAAAAATCGCTTACTAAGCAAAGATTTAACCTCTTACAGTAATTTAGAAGCTAACAAACGTAATTTATCTATAATCAAAGATCTTACAAAAGAATTAGATGATAATACAAATAACACAATGGCTTATTTGAATAAACAAAAATCTAACGCTTATAATGAATTTAAAACTAAATATTCTAACTTGAATAATAGTCAAAGTACTTCATATCTAAATTTATTCAAAAAAACAGATTATAAAGATTTTGATACTAAAATAAATAATCCTGCTAATAAGTTAAATGACAAAATGAAGGAATTGCATGATTATGTACAAAAAATTTATAGTGAATTAACAAAGCAAGTAGTAATTAATTTTGATCCTAACAGTAATAATAGTAATTTTTCTTCAACAAAATGGAATTTAAGCACTAAAGAAGCACAAGATAATTTCAAAAATGCTTATGATTTAGTAATAAAGGATTTCTTGAATTCAACTACCGGTTTGAACAAGAATGAGAATGAAATTGACTCTGCTAAAAATAACCTTGAAAATCTTTATAGTAAACTTACTGGCGACCAAGTATCTAATGATATTGATAAAAAAATAGACAGCCTTAATAATTTGACAAATGATCAAAGAACGCAATTAAAGAAAATTGTTGCTAATTCTAAAAATGCGAACGAAGCTAACAGTATATTCGACACTGCCAAAAAATTGAATGATAATATTAAGAAGTTAAAAGATGCTAAAAATGTTGCCGAAAGTCAAAAGTTAAAAGATAATTATAAATCTAAACCAGAAGATAAGAAAAAACAACATGAACAAGCATTAAATGAAACATTAAGCATCATTACTAATTTTGAGAAAGATAATTTATCTAATAAAAATTTAAATGATCTTAATGGAGAAAATACTAAACTAGAAAAAGAAATAAATAAAATTTTAGAAGCAATTAATTTATTAAATGATCCTAAAGATGTTGCTATAGATAGAATTAAGCAATTTAATGATTTATTGTTATTACCCGCATCTAAACAAAAATACAATGATGAAATTCAAAAAGTAATTGACAGTGATCAAAAAACTTTACAAAATAAACTTAATGAAATTTTAAATAAAGCTTATGACGAAGCTAAAACTAAAGCTTTAGACAAGCTAACTAAAGAAAACACTCTAGTTTCTCATCATGATTTAGAAGAATTTAAAAAGACTATCAATTCTTCTAGTCTTAATACTGATTTATCTAAAAACCCTGATCAAACTTTACTTGATACTTTAGCTAGTGCAAAAGAAGTTAACGATAAAACTAAAGAAATTTTAGATTTTGTTGATAAATTACAAAATATCAATAACAACCAAAAAAATAGTCTAAAAGAATCAATAACTAATGCTAATAGTGATCAATTAGATGATTTGAAAAACAAAGCTAATGAAGCTAATAATCAAATGCTTAATTTGATGAATAATGTTTTAGATAAATTAAAGAGATTGACGGGCAAAAACAATATAACTGATGTTAAAGATCAAAGTGAAAAAAGTTTAACTAATTATAAATTTGCTGACGATACTACTAGAAATAAATTAGATGAAACATTAAAGAAAGCAATAGATTTATTAGATAAACAAAATGGTGATAAAAATTATGAAACTTCTACTATTCAAGCAGTAAGTAGTAATTTAAATAATAGTTTTGATTTACTTAATGGTGACAATAATTTAAAACTTTTAAAAGATCAAATTGACAAATTAGACAAGTTAAGTTCTGATCAAAAACAAGCTTTAAATGATCATATAAGTAAATTAGGTAATAAACAAGAAGCGACCGATTATGCTAATAAGGTAAGTGACTTAAATAGCAAAGTTAACTATTTAGAATCAATTATCAATAGGAGTAACATTACAAAAACTACTCAAGTTTATACTAATTCTAACAAGCAAAGCAAGGAAGCTTTTGATAAAGCTCTAGAAGCAGCTAACAAAATAAAAGACTCTTTTGCTTCAGTTTCTCTTAGCGATAAATCAATAGATGATTTAAATAATCAAATAACTAACTTAGATGAAGCAATAAATAATCTTAATAATGCTTCGCAAAATCTTGACGGTGTTAAAGAAGAATTTAAAAACAAAATTAAAAACGATTTTACTTTACTAACTGATGAAGATAAAGCTAAAATTATTGACATAATTAACCAAGTTCCTGATGAACAATTTGACGATGTTAAAAAAGAGGAAATTCTCAATAGTGCTTTTGAACTAGCTAAAGATAATGCTAAAGATCAAATTAGCAAAATGTATCTTTCTGATAGTGAAAAACAAACTTTAACCGAAGAAATCAATAATGCAACTATTGATAAAGATTCAGGTGAAAAAATTGATAAGAATTTACAAATAATTGTTGATAAAGGACAAATTTCTTCAGTTGGTAAGGAAAAAAGTGCTAACGAAATTAAAGGGTTAAATAATTTGAATGACAGTCAGAAAAATGCTTTAATTGATAAATTAGCAAATAGTTCTTCAGATCAAGCTAACGAAATTCTTAATGAAGCTAAAGCTCTTGATAGTGCAATGGCAGAATTAGTAAGAGTTACTAACGAAGAATATAAAGAATTAGCATATAAAGATTTAGATGTAAATAATTTTGATAAAAGCGAATTGACTAACAAGAAATATTTATTAAGTGATACTGACAAAAAAGATAGTTATGATTCAAGTTTAATGGATGTAGTTAATAATTATCTTGATAAAAATTCTGGTCAAAACAAAACTTTAGAAAATATTAACCAAGTTAAAGAAGCGCTTGAAAATAGTTTTAGTCAATTAAATGGTGAAAATAATTTAGTTCAACTAAAGAATAAAATTGATAATTTAAATAATCTTGCACCAAAAACAAAAGAAGATTTTAAAAACAATTTATCTAATGTTAATACACCTATAAATAGCCTAGATACTGCAAATAGATTTATTGATTCAGCTACAAAATTGAACGATGAACTAGCAAAAGTTAATAGTTTAATTAATGACGAAAACAACGTTAAAAATAGTGATAATTATTTATCAAACGAAGTTGATAAAAAAGCTGCTTATGATCAAGCAATTAAAATTCTTAAGCAATATAAGGATAATTTAACTATTAGCGATTTATCAAGTGCTAGTTCAGCAGATATTGATAGAATCACTAAGGAATTAGGCCAAAGATCTAATGATGTAGAAAAAGCTGTTAAAAACCTTATAACTATTGAAGAAGCTGCTAAAAATACTATTGATAATTTTGACAATTTAACTGACGAACAAAAGAATAATTTGAAAAAAGAAATCGATAGTTTACCAAAACAAAAAGATAAAACCGAAGTAAATAGAATTATTGAAAAAGGTTTTGCTAGCGCTAAAGAAAATGCTAAAAATGAAATAAATACTTTAGATAATTTAACTAGCGAACAAAAAGACACTTACAAAGATTTAATTGATTCAACAAAATTAAATCCTGCAGAAGATGCTATTCCTGATAGTCAAATTAGTGAAGTTCTAGATGCTGCTAAAGCAGGATTAACTTTAGAAGAAAAAGCTAAAAGAGATATTGACAAATTAGAATATCTTAACGATGCTCAAAAAGCAAGTCTAAAATCACAAATTCAAGACAATGTTTTAGATCATATCGACTTAGTACTAGATAAAGCTAAAAAACTTAATCAAGCTATGAAAGATCTTAAAGATGAGGCAACTGAAGAAGTTAAATACTTAACTAAAAATCCTAGTGCTTCATACGATTCAAAAGACGCAAAAATTGATGTCAAATATCTTGCTACTTCAAATAAAAATAAATCAGCTTACGATAAGAGTTTAACTAATGCAATTCAAGCGTTAGATAAAACTAATGGTGCTAATTTAACTTTAGATGAAGTTAATTCACTAAAAGAAAAATTAATTACTGCTTACAATAATTTAGATGGTTTAAAAGTTGATCCTAACAAACAAAAAATTAACAACACTAATTTAACTAACGAACAAAAAGATCAATTTAACGATAGACTCGATAAATTAACTACTCAAGAAGAAAAAAATAACTTAATTAATAAAGCTAAAGAATTAAGTGATGCTAAGAACAAGTTAATTGCAACAATTCAAAAAGCTGAAGAAACTAAGTTAAAAGACATTTATATCTACGATCACTTTAACAAAAACAACTTTGATAAAAATTTAGAACTAGCTAAAAAACAATTAGAAATTTTAAATCAACCTCTAACTTCTTTAGATGATGCTAACTTAGATAAAATTACTAACGATGTTCTTAATAGAGTTGATAATTTAGAAGATAGCATTAATAATTTAGACGGTTTAAGAGATAAATTAAAAGATTTAGTTGATAATTCTTCTTCTTTAAGTGCAAAACAAAAGAATGAAATTAAAGATTTAATTAATAACTTGCCAAAAGAAACTACTGCTCAAAATGAAGAAAAAATTAGACAACAAATCTTTGATAAAGCTAAAGAATATGCTAATGTGGTTATTCAAAATAGTCCATATTTATCACAAGATGAAGTTAATAAATACAAAGAATTAGTAGAAAATGCTCCTATTTCTACAGATAAAGTAGTTGATAAGAATATAAATGATGCTTTACAAAAAGCTTTAGAAGCAAATAAAGTTAAAAAAGAAGCAATTGAAAATATCGATAGTAAAAACAATTTAAATGACAACCAAAAAGCTGTTCTTAAAAACGAAGTTATTTTCTCTGATTCTACTAATGCTAATTCAATAAGTCAAAAAGCTGATAGATTAGATAATTTGATGGCTAATTACAAAAATATTAAGGAAGTAGATAAAAATTCTCCTTTATATACTAATAGTTCTTCAAATGATCAAAAAGCTTATGATGATTTAATTACTTTAAGAAATAAAGACGTTGCAAAAAATGGTGCTAATTTAAATGAAGACGATTTAAATAAGAGAATTGAAAACTTAAATAGTGCTATTCAAAATTTAGGCAGAGAAGTTAATAATGCTAAAGAAAATGCTTCGCAAGCAATTGATAATTTAAATAATTTAACCACTGAACAAAAAGAAGCTGTTAAAGAAAAACTTGATGATTTAAGTAAAAAAGATGACATTAACAAACTAGTTCAAGACGCTACAAAATTAGATGATGAAATAGGTAAGTTAAAAGATTATGTAACTAATAGCGAAAAAATTAAAGAAACTAATAGTTACACAAAAAGTGATAATACAAAACAAAGTTCTTATGATCAAGCAATTGATGATGCTAAGAAAAAATTAGAAGAATTAGCGAAAAATCCTGAAGTTGATTCTAATAATAAGAAAATCTTTGATCTTAGCACTAATACTAATAAAGCCACAGAAGCTAATAAAAATGTTCATGATGCAATTAGTAAATTAGATGGTGATAATGAATTAAAAACTACTAAAGAAAATGCTATTAGTGAAATTAATAAATTAACTAACTTAAATACAAACCAAAAGAATCATTTAATTGCGCAAGTTGACAATAGTACAACTAAAGAAGAAATTAGTCAAATTTTAGAAGCAGCTAAAAAATTAGAAGAAACAGTTAAGAAAATTAACGATAGTTTAACTACTAATAAAGATAAAACTACTACTAATAACTACACAAGTGCTGATAAAGATAAACAAAATAATTTTGATAAAGCTCTTGATGATGCTAAAAATGTAGTTGATCAAACTAATGGCTCTGCTACTATTGACAATAATAAATTAGAAGAAATTCTCAACAATTTAAATAACGCTGCAAGCAATTTAAATGGCGATAGTAATTTAAGTAGTCTAAAAGCTGCAATTGATAGTGAATTAAACAATTTAAATTCTCTAAATGACAAACAAAAAGCAGATTATAAAACTAAATTAGAAGCTGCTAAAACAAAAGAAGAATTTAATAAGCTTTTAGATAGTGCTAAAGAACTTAATAATGCTATGGATAGTTTAGCTAAGACGCAAAAATTAATTAGTGATGAATTAAAAGCAGCTAATAATGATGCTTATAATTCAGCTACTAAAGAAAGCAAGGCTAAATATGACCAAGCAAATGAAAAAGTTAGTCAATTGTTAGATAAAACTAATGGCGCTAATTTAACTATAGAAAATGTTAATAAGTTAGAAAAAGATTTAATTGATGCTAGAAATGGTTTAGAAAAAGATACTAACTTAGGTATTTTAAAAGAACAACTAGCAGAAGAAATTGCTAATAATACAAAATTAACTAGTGAAGAAAAAACTAAGTTAAATGAAAAATTAGACAATATTGATCTGCCATTAACTCCTAGTGATGTAGATGATTTTAAACAAAATCTAACTGATTTAAAAACTCAAATTTCAACTATTGAAAATATTAAACAAACTACTTTAACTGAGGATGAAAAAGCTGATTTAATCGAAGATGTTTTAAAAACTAATGTTGATGATGATAAGAATACATTAAATAATAAAAACACTCTAAATAATTCTTTAACTAATATTAAAGAAAAAGAAAATTTATTTACCCATCTTAATAGCTTAGATAAAAATACTGTTAAAGATGATATTAAAGAACAATTAATTAATTCGGCTAAGAATTTAGATCCTACCGACAAAGGTTTTGATAAACATTTAGCTAACGAAAAAGCTAAAGAAGAAAAAGTTAAAGAAATTAGTAGCAATAATGATTTAACCAACAAGCAAAAAGATGATCTTATTAAACATGTTGTTAATTTAAATCCTCAAGATGATAACTTTACTAACAACATTAACACTAACACAAACAAGAAAATTGAAACTATTAAAGAAATTAATAGTAACAATAATTTAACACAAGATCAAAAAGACAAGTTAAGTTCAGAAACTGCTAAGTTAAATGATGATAATCTTGATCAAAGCCTTGAAAATATTAAAGATAAAGTTAGCTTAAGTGAACAAATTAATAATTTATATATTGATAGTAATTTCAAAGACAAGCTAAATAAAGAACTTGATAATATTGATGCTAATAGTGCTAATTCTAAAGAGCAATTAGCTAATTTAAAAACTAAACTTGACAAAATTAATAACGTTAATAACAGTAGTGATTTAACTAATGAACAAAAGAATGATTTAATTAATGACTTAAGTGATAATAGCGTTTTAGGTGATAAATTTGATCAAGTTGCAAATAATATTGTTGAAAAAGAAAGTCTCTACGAAGTAGTAAATCTTAATTCAACAATTGAAGATAAAGCTCGTTTAAACGAAGATATTAACAATTTAAATCCTCAAGATCCTGACTTTAGCAACTCTTTAGCTAATATTAAGAAAAAAATTGAATTATTAAACAAAGTAATAAATTCAAAATTACCTCAAAGTGTAAAAGAAAACTTACTTAATTCAATTAATGCTCTTAATCCAAGTTCTGAAAATTTTGCAAAACTTTTTGCTAACGAAGAAAGCAAAGTTAATTCAGCAATTGATTTATACGAAACTTTAGGTAAAGCTAATATTTCTAGTGATAGTTATAATGATTTAGTAAGAGAAATTAGTCAAATTTCTAATACTGATAGTGAAGCTATTAATAATTTCAAAGCTAAAGTAGAACAAGCTAAAGAAATTGTTGTGGATAATGATTTAACTACTCAACATAAGCTTAGTTTAATTAAAGACTTAGTAGATAATAAAGCTACTGATTTAGAAAACTTTAATACTAAGAAAAATAATTTAGATAATAAATTTAACATTATTAAATCGTTAATTGAATCAACTAAAAATCTAAAAGAAATTTTAGCTGACGAAACTAAAAAAGTAAGTGTTAAAGATAATTTAGAACAAAATATTGTTAATTCAGAAGAATTATTAAATAATTTTGGAAACAATTTGGATAATTTAGCTGCACAAGATAAAGTTAACCGTGATTTAATTAATGATATTAACAAAGGCAATAGTAATAGATATGTTTGAGATTTAGTTCTAACTTCATTATTAGCTTGCTTAACTTTAGGAATAATATTAGCCGTTCCTGCAATTAGAAAAAAAATTGCTAAAAAATAG